The following nucleotide sequence is from Acinetobacter equi.
CTTATCATCAATTACTTTAAGTGTTGGTGTAATTGCGTTTGTTGTACAGCTTGCTGCAGAAATAATAGTGTCTTCATCAAGAATGTCTGCTTGGTTCACACCAAATACAACGTTCTTCATGTCACCTTTACCTGGAGCAGTTAAGATTACACGCGCAGCACCTGGGCATTTAAGGTGTTGTGCAAGACCTTCTGCATCACGCCATTTACCAGTGTTATCAATTACAAGTGCATTGTTGATACCATAATCTGTGTAATCAACTTCAGATGGATTAGAAGCATAGATCACTTTAATGAATTGACCATTTGCAATAATTGCTTCGTTTTCTTCATCTACAGAAATTGTACCTGAGAATGAACCATGAATAGAGTCACGACGTAATAATGACGCACGTTTTTCTAAATCGCCATCAGCTGTTTTACGTACAACAATTGCTTTTAAGCTTAAGCCACGACCTAAACCAGATTGACCAATCATTAAACGAGCAAGGATACGACCAATACGACCAAAACCATAAAGAACAACATCTGTATTCTCTACTTCTTTAGCATTGCCTTTTAAAACTTCAACAGCATTTGCAACAAATGCGTCAACATCACCGCCTTTTTCTTTAAACTCAACAGCGAGTTTACCTAAATCAACTTCACCAGTACCGATGTTATCAATTTTTGCTAAAGCTTCTAAAATTGGGTATGTATTTACGACAGAAAGCTCAACATCCATCATACGTGTACGGCGGTGTGCTTTAAGAATTTGAATTACAGAGCGGTTAATTAAAGAACGACCGTAAACTGCAGTCACAATGTTTTTTTCACGGTATAGTTTACCAATCAAAGCGATCATTTTTTCCGCAATTTCTTCACGGTTTTCCCAACGACCTTGGTGTTCCGCGTGTAGGGCGATAATAGTCTCTTTGCTCACAGATACGTCCTCTAATTAATAAATATCTAGGCATAAATTTTAAACCTGACAATTGTAATGGAATTGTCAGAAATAATGAATCAAAAGCTCAATATCGATGCATCTATTTTGCTATATATTCACTATAAAATCAGAAAATAGTTGTAATTTTTTATTTTATCTTAACTTATCAAGTAATTATTTTAGAAAAATATCATAATTTATTTTTAAACTCATCAATAAATTTTAATATTTTTCAAATAAAATCATGTGAATAGAAAAAAAATATGAGATTTTCATTAATTTTTAAATTATTTCATTAGTTATTTGAAACAATTGGTCAAAGAACATCTTATTTATTTGATCTGTAAAAAGTTTAGGTGAATAAATTAAAACATTAAATGAAATATCGATAAAATAGTATAAAAAGTGAATACATCCTATAAAGCATTTATTTTCCTGTTAAGTCTTCATTTAATTTTTCTATATTTTTCTCCAAATATTTCTTCTTTCTCATTTCTTTTATAAGATGCAAAATACCTTCTACCACAAGCAATAAAACAGCACACCAAATTGGAATATAAGTTAACCACTCATCTACACTCACTCTTTCCCCCATTACAATAGAAGCAAATGCAAGTAAAACAGGCTCAAGATAACTTAATAGACCAAAAATAACGAATGGCAATAAACGGCTCGCAAGAATATAACTTCCTAAACCTAATGCACTTAAAAATCCCAAACCAATAATAGATAGAATTAAATAAGGAAAGGAAATAATCAGTTGAACACTATCGCTATATGTAAATGCTAAATAAAATGCAACTGGAAGTATTAAACACAAATCCCACCAAAAACCGCCTAAATGATCAGTTTTATAAACACGGCGTAAAAAGAAATAAATTGGATATGCAACAGCAACATATACTGTTTCCCAAGCAATACTTCCTATACGCCAAATTTCATGCCCTACCCCCACTACGGCAAGCATAACTGCAAAAAATTGCCAGACTGAAAGCTTTTCTTTATAAAGAATACACCCCACCAGCACCATAACTAGTGGAAGTAAAAAATATCCTAGAGAAACTGCCAAACCTCGCCCATTCACAGGTCCCCATAAAAACAACCATAATTGCGTTGTACATAAAAATGAACTTATAAATAACCAAATTAAAATACTAGGTTGCTTTTGAATTCTTTGAAAAATTTGTTGAATATGTTTTAGATCACCTGACCACCACATAAATAATGTAAGTAGTGGTAAAGTCGATAACATACGCCAAGCAAAAATTTCTTCACTATCTAAAGGCTTTAAAAATTGGGTAAAAAAATACAGAACGCCAAAAATGATAGATGCCAAAACAGACAATGCAACGCCCTTGTACATCCCTTACCTCGAAACCAGCAAAAAATAAAATTGTTTGATTTAAATCATCAAAAAATATAAAAATCAATCATTCAATCAAAATAAAAGCCATACAATTGTATGGCTTTTTGAGTATATCTTATTTTTCTGTTTGTTTCGTATGAATTATATCTCCTAAATCGTATCCTACAGATTTTGCATAATCTAAATATTCATTTACAACAGCTGGATCTGGTTTCGGGTTACGAGAAAGTATCCACATATATTTACGATCAGGCTCACCAACTAATACTGTTTGATAATTTTCATCAATTTTCAAAATCCAATAATCACCACGTCCAACAGGTAACCATCTTACAATTTCAGGTAAGAAACTAACTTTTAATTTAGTATTAAGAGGTGCATTTTGTACATATGCTTCGCCAACAGATTGATAAAGTTGCCCTTCTTTACCATAGCAGCGATTATCGACTTGAATATTGCCA
It contains:
- a CDS encoding lipocalin family protein, yielding MAANNIPKAGMTLAKIALGGAILIGLGAVTMAYAQTKPLQTVEKIELDRYLGVWYEVARKPLSFQNKCDRDVSAQYTLNENGNIQVDNRCYGKEGQLYQSVGEAYVQNAPLNTKLKVSFLPEIVRWLPVGRGDYWILKIDENYQTVLVGEPDRKYMWILSRNPKPDPAVVNEYLDYAKSVGYDLGDIIHTKQTEK
- the rarD gene encoding EamA family transporter RarD, with amino-acid sequence MYKGVALSVLASIIFGVLYFFTQFLKPLDSEEIFAWRMLSTLPLLTLFMWWSGDLKHIQQIFQRIQKQPSILIWLFISSFLCTTQLWLFLWGPVNGRGLAVSLGYFLLPLVMVLVGCILYKEKLSVWQFFAVMLAVVGVGHEIWRIGSIAWETVYVAVAYPIYFFLRRVYKTDHLGGFWWDLCLILPVAFYLAFTYSDSVQLIISFPYLILSIIGLGFLSALGLGSYILASRLLPFVIFGLLSYLEPVLLAFASIVMGERVSVDEWLTYIPIWCAVLLLVVEGILHLIKEMRKKKYLEKNIEKLNEDLTGK
- a CDS encoding glyceraldehyde-3-phosphate dehydrogenase, producing MSKETIIALHAEHQGRWENREEIAEKMIALIGKLYREKNIVTAVYGRSLINRSVIQILKAHRRTRMMDVELSVVNTYPILEALAKIDNIGTGEVDLGKLAVEFKEKGGDVDAFVANAVEVLKGNAKEVENTDVVLYGFGRIGRILARLMIGQSGLGRGLSLKAIVVRKTADGDLEKRASLLRRDSIHGSFSGTISVDEENEAIIANGQFIKVIYASNPSEVDYTDYGINNALVIDNTGKWRDAEGLAQHLKCPGAARVILTAPGKGDMKNVVFGVNQADILDEDTIISAASCTTNAITPTLKVIDDKYKVINGHVETVHSFTNDQNLIDNYHKADRRGRAATLNMVITETGAAKAVAKALPALKGKLTGNSVRVPTPNVSLAILNLTLDKEVDRDEVNEYIRQISINSNLQGQIGYTNSTEVVSSDFIGSRTAGVFDAQATITSGNRLTAYVWYDNEVGYSCQVLRIAEQMGGVRYAKVPAEINA